In Methanobacterium sp., one DNA window encodes the following:
- a CDS encoding DUF5320 domain-containing protein, which yields MCGKNCCTIPVGNECLHGHSRRFFTKEEKIKQLEEYKKELNNEIKAIEEIISEIK from the coding sequence ATGTGCGGAAAAAACTGTTGCACGATTCCCGTCGGAAATGAATGTCTTCATGGACATTCAAGGAGGTTCTTTACTAAAGAAGAAAAAATAAAACAACTAGAAGAATATAAAAAAGAACTAAATAATGAAATAAAAGCTATCGAAGAAATAATAAGTGAAATAAAATAA